DNA from Plasmodium cynomolgi strain B DNA, chromosome 12, whole genome shotgun sequence:
attttttacagcTCCATCCATCTACCTTTGATTGGAATGTCTTTAGTAATAGCTATCTGGTGAAGTTACTTTTGGAATTCTTTAGCTTCTACAGTATTGACTATAATGTAGATTTTAACTGCTCCGTTTTGAGAGGTTTAGGACATGTCATGCCGAGATATATGAGGAGAGAGTTCGAAGGGAGTAATCGACTCTGTTTTGAAAATCCTGTTGATACATCTGTGGATATTGGGAAAAACGCTTACAAAATTAGGTATGTTTTTTATCTGTTCAGTCACCAGTTTTGTGCGTTGGCGAGTTTGGTTGGGGGGTTGCGTGGCCAAGCAGGGGAGGCTCTTCTCGATGTGCACAGTTCCTGCGGAGGGGGCGACGGCAAGGCGGCGTGCGAAGCGGGAGAGAAGCAGGGAGACGAAGCGGTAGATCGACGGGGCCGCTACGCGGAAGACGAAGCGGGAGAGGAGCAGGGAAACGAAGCGGTAGATCGACTGGGCCGCTACGCCGAGGGAGACAAGCTAAACGCAGCCGGCTCCATGTTCCCCCTCTTCTTCGCGAACTTCTTTAACCCGGACAGCATTGTCTTCACGAAGCGACTCAAGGCGGACTTCCCCAACCCGCAGTGGAATATCAGCCACTTCGACTTTTCCGTCACCACGGAGGAGAAACACAAGCTGCTGGAAATGCTGCGGGACGACTGGGCCGTGTACTTCGACCAGGGCATCCCCCCCGACTCCGCGGCCCTCTTCGCCGCCTTCGACAGggccttccccttctccctGGACCTCTACAACAACGCGTTTAGGTATGCCTAGCGCGGTGGAGCGGTGGTgcggtggagcggtggagcggtggaGCGGCAACGTAGTGACGCAGCAACGTGGTGTCTCCGCAACGTGGTATCGCCGCAACGCCGCAACGCAGCAACGCGGCGAGGGGACGCATTTACCCTGCTTGGACTGCTTGGACTGCTCGCCCTGCCCCACCCAAATGCGCGTGCTCAACCGTACAGGAAGCGCTTCGCCGCCAAATGTACATTCTGGTCAAACAAAGAACTAGTAATCATTCCGTTGGGTTCATACAGCGGGTTCAATAACAccttaatataattttcgtGAACGATCTCGAAAAAGGATCGGATATTCTCATCGGACGGAACATAGATGGTGGGTCCACCTGTACTACTACTACCCCCACTACTGTTGACCTCATTCTTGCTCTTAtgaagtaataaaaatttgatatGTCCTGTAGTACAGTATGCTGACACGGAATAGTTGTTAAACGAATCTaccgtttttaaaaaaaagcttgTACTTTTCCATACTAGGACATCTACAGAATCTAATGACTGATGAATTATGAACTGGGCTAGATGTTCTGAaatgtccttttttccattcaagGATAGGTCGGCTTCGTACAAGGGGATATCTCCTTTTCCGATTATTGTCAGCACGTACACCTGGTACGTCGTTGCAGGGCCGCTCACGCTGTTTCGACTCATCTCGGTGATGTGGCTAGTTGGCGGGGGAACTCCCTTTTGTCAGCCAATGCTCAGCTGCATCCCTCTCCGCAGGGGCCACAAACCTAATCGTTGCGCCTTTTCGCGACCAGCCTCTTCTCTGCACAAACGGGCGTTCCTTTCCCTTCTGTGTTGTGTCATCCAAGGGGG
Protein-coding regions in this window:
- a CDS encoding trafficking protein particle complex 2 (putative): MSRNSVSGPATTYQVYVLTIIGKGDIPLYEADLSLNGKKDISEHLAQFIIHQSLDSVDVLVWKSTSFFLKTVDSFNNYSVSAYCTTGHIKFLLLHKSKNEVNSSGGSSSTGGPTIYVPSDENIRSFFEIVHENYIKVLLNPLYEPNGMITSSLFDQNVHLAAKRFLY